gttttaatattttttacttaGTCGACGTGATTTATAAGTTACTGTATTAAGTTCGAAAATGTAATAAGTGTACATCTATTAATATCTGCTCCagttagaaaataaaaattaaaatctaaagTCTCTCCAAATGTGAGAAGAAAATAACCTACAAAAtattatacaaaattttaaaCGTATCAATCAGTGCTATTATCTATTTactgaaataaattatttgttgaCAAAAGCTcttccacacacacacacacacacacacacacatatacagatgctttaaaaaaattatggcaAAAATAAAAGCTCGAACTATAAGAATAccacatatatttttatttagagtTGTGGAAGGAAATTGTTATAGTTAAGTCTCCAACCCGAAATCTCGTTTATACATGATGTCAGATCACatctaatttttgaaattaaattgaCCTTTTAATTCAAACATTTTCAGAGATTGCTTGGTCGCTTAATTATTTGGTAGGGTCATttgttagatttttttttttttcaaaaaatgatcatttgttagatttaaaaaaaatgataatatgTCAGAAATTTTGCTTTTGAACCAAATAAAATTGACACTTTTAACTCCTTTGCACACCGTGCAACAAATGGAGTGAGAAATTTATAAGATAATATTTGATGATTTATATGACAGTCCAATACATACACAATTTTAGGCTTATCATGATAAaattgagttttggatttaactCAAGTTCTAAACTAGCTCAAGGGAGGATGATTGTCCAAGcttatatatacaactcccaaaaagttaGTTCAGTCGATACACAGAGTGcgtgattttttttattcagaAAATTGAGTTTGAAGTATTTCTTCCTTTTCTGATAAAAGTAAATACCCAAAACTAAGAATAAATGAACAACAATTTATGTAAATCTGTGGGACACTAATAGTATGACAAATATGATATCAAATATATACTTCAAATGTATGAAAACAAACGCCTTTTTCGCTTTtgcattaataatataataatatatatattatatataacatataaaaaacaaataaatcagCTACGAAATTATTGCCGCACATAAGTTTATTTGACCATGGAATTTATGAAATTAAGGCGACGTACAGAAATGAAGGTAAAATTAATTTGTggtagaaaattaaataatgggTCAAAGTTGGATAATATGGGACCTTGAATAGTCCATCGCTTGACTTGACTCGATCAAGATTATTGTCGAATTTCTTAATCTAGCAAGAATTTTGACCAAATATGGCGATTCATTTCGTGGCACACATGATTCCGAAAAAGAAATAGAGTAGgaagtagtttttttttttaaaaaaaaaaaattgaattgaaATTTGTCAAAAAATGGAAGCAGAGCAAAAATATGGCGAAAAGTGAATTTTGGGAAATATAAAAGaactttaaaaatatatcaaaagtTAGTTATCTAAAAAATGTGTTACTCCGGGGGTTCAACATCAATTAATAGAAATAATAATGACTTTTTACCGGCgtaaaaatatatcaaaagtTAGTTATCTAAAAAATGTGTTACTCCGGGGGTTCAACATCAATTAATAGAAATAATAATGACTTTTTACCGGCGTAATATGCATATATGTGATattttttgtgttattttttattttaatttaatattttcttataataattttattttatgaatgatatgattatttaaaattgtaaaaatttggataaagattttaaaaaattggtagttttaaaaaattgaaaaatagacGTGGCAATAATAAGAGAATACATAAATGTACTAAAAGTCTAAAACAAATTAaatgcaaaaatttgtgtgagacggtctcacgggttaaatttgtgagacggatctcttatttgggtaatccatgaaaacatattactttttggcaaaaacttatgtgagacggtctcacgggtattatttgtgagacggatctcttatttggatcacccataaaacagtattactttttatgctaagagtactattttttattgtgaatatgggtattgttgacccgtctcacagattatgatccgtgagacggtctcacatgagactcactcttactttttatgctaagagtattactttttattgtgaatatgggtagggttgacccgtctcacggattaagatccgtgagacggtctcacatgagacctactccaaattaaaagaaatagagtacttttataattttaaagtaTAGCgttggtattttaaaaaattcatcatgacactaaatttaattattctatgttacaaattaattatataatataaaatagtaCAGATAAACATAACTAAAACCAAAAAATACACCGTCAAAATGCATAAAATTAGAATGAAATAGTAATTCAAGGAATCTCGTTTTCTGAGCTATTACTTTGTGACAAAAGTTTGCTGTTTATATTACATTTCTTTAGTGCTCATAAATGTCTCAGACTTCCAATCAATTGCATACGGGCTCTTAATTTATTAAagcaattaattattataaataataatcacAAAAATCCTTTGCCTTTGTACTTagataaaatacaaaaaaattatgaaaattaaatttgtGCCTTTGTAAGTTAGATAAAGCAGACGATGCTTATTTCTTCGATCTTCCGATTTATCTTGCTAACttggttttatttaattttatttactaGTTGATTTTTGTTAGCTTTTAAAAACTCTGAACCCCTCGCAACATATAATTATAAGTCAAATATTAGGCACATGTTTCACGAGTCATGATCTGCTAAACTCTGGCAACATGGATGAAACCTCAGTTCCCGAAAAGATTAAACAAACCTGACTTCATCTAGCTTTGCGTGAAATTAGGTATCGGGAATATTTTTGAATGTCCTACGTTTGTGTGGATGTCTAAAATAGTACCAGCATTTTGTTTGGGAAACCACAGATTTGCCTCGCTAAAAATGGGATAACTGGGGAATGAGGCTGAAATATATCAGATTATTAATCTATTTTATATCTGAAATATTTATCATCTATTATGTGATCAAatattaatatttgaattttcaacatacagacaagatattaaaataagataaaaaaaatatttttaatataacaaACACTGACCCATCGATGTCATTTTCTGTCAAAGTTTTATTACTGCAGTTGAAGTATTAGGTCTTGCTTATAATGTGCGTGGGCCTCATGTGTTTGCTTATCTTTCGTATTAAGGTGGATGAAGAATTGATGTCCCATCACTTTGATCAATACATGGGACCTCAACTATTATTTCACACCAATAATTTAGATTAACAAGATGAAAATTGGGTTTTGTCAGAAATTCATAGGTTCTAACCCCGTTGGGTTAAGGATATTTTGGGATGCATGCATCAGTTTTTTACACCTCGTGTCTTGTTTGGTTTGTTTTTAGACATGTATTACCGATAAACATGGTCAAGGGCCAGGTTTGATTCAGACCCAGACTCGAACTGAAACTGAAACCGAAACCGGCTCATGATCAATTGGTTTGACATGGTTTACGGGTATAAAACCCATCGACCCGGGTCCGAATCTTGTGCAGACAATGACTTTTGTTGcgataattatttgggatgaaattttggaaatttaagcgattgaattaaatttttaaaaataaaataaaaaagttgAATCAGACCCGAATCCATAACAGGCCACAAGCATGTTGGTTAAGGGTTGAGATGTTCCCGACTTGGACCGGACCGGGACCGAACCCGGCCACGGCCAGGTTTAATTACCGATACATCAAAGTATTAATTACCATTACATATTTATTATAAGAGCACTATGTTATCGAGGGTATTATTTGCACTTAGCTTCATATTAAAGTGGCGATTTCATCAACTCCTCGTGAGTTTCATACCATAATTTTAGGGAAAGTGATATTTTTTGTCGACCAacttctttaattttttattttagctATTTAACTTTTGAAATTTTGGTTCTAGTgcaccaaattttaattttcagttATTTTAGACACCACATTATCTTTTTTCGATGTCATGTCACTACTCTATATGACAACATAagattaaagaaaaaaaattaaaattattgtaTGAAAAGCAAATCTTGAACACTTAATCATGCCAAAActccaaattaaaaaaaaaattggtgaaacaaaaaatttatatttccataattttatttaggaCACAAATACATActaaaatattatattcaaCAATATACTTACATACCaaaatatatgtattatttataaaacCAAACGATAATATATAACAATACCTATATTATCATGAACATGTTGATAGTCGCCTCCCCACATATTTCACATGCCAAACAGATATGACTATTTATTTTGATGCACGAACATTATAAGTTGGGCTTGGTTTTGAATAGGCTCGTTGACCGTGCATGCATAATTTTAGATTTGTACGTACTGTCTTAAATTAATTTGACTGGTGGTACGTGTGTCACATTTAGGACACACAGTCCTATTTTAATATAACTTAGGTTTTCAAGTTACGACAGCTAATAAATTGCAACttttcatattattattattcaatttTTCAACAGTTTACATCGCGGGTCGCTCTTGAAAACATACTAAATTATTGTAAAAACAATTGAAGAAATACGTTATTTAGGATATTCTTTGGTTTTTTTCTTCTTGTAATAAGTTATgggctctctctctctctttctcTACGTAATAAATATTATGGCCGtagatttaattaaaatttcaataaaaaaattgaatgcaCTTAAGTTCAAGTCAAGTATtttcatatatcaatgcaatcattCAATTGTGTACGTATACAAAGGctcaataattattaaaacattttAATCATCATTAATGGATATTTAAAGTTATTAATGAAAGCAAAAACTTATTGGACAATAAGTTTATTATACATGGTTGGTCACAATATTATTTGATTGACTGGAAATATATTattctcaaaaataatattaataatcttaAACATGAATGTGTCCTTTTTTTCCCCTCTCGGATTAACCAAGAAATTTTGAGGTTCTATTATCAATATAATGATATGAAAATATGTTAAAAAAACAACATACAcattaatttattttcaaattagaCATTTTCTCCTAAAAATTTATGTCAGATTCTTTGGTATGTGAATTTGaggtattttaaaatataatgtaCTGTCATGTTTGAACTTTGAAATATTATACTatgaatttaaaaatgattaaaaaatcaattaaaaccAAACTCCCCGTCACTTTTTCAGTGACAGCATTACACGTCTtaacaaaacaaattttaaaatttgaactcatttaattaaataaagggTGCATTGTATATATTATGGACCTCCCAAATAACACCGACAGAGtcagggtttttttttttttttttttgacgaatttatatattttttaaaaatgttttacccaaatattatattatagttttgattttaatattttaaaataacatatataatactgtacttgtatatatatatatatatatatatatatatatatatatatatatatattcaatgaTTACAAGGACCTTTGGTGTGACATGCACCATTGAATGATTACAAGGACCTTTGGTGTGACATGCACCATTGAAAAAGCTGCTTtggattattaattaataatgatATAATTATGCTAACATATGAAGACATAAATGTCATTTGGGCATATGAAATGACGGGACCCTTTTCTCCGAAAAACAaagtaaaaaaagaaaagaaaagaaaaggaacaCGCATTTTCATAAACAATTTGTATCGATGGTTACGTTGCAATGGatccttatttatttatttttaatttttatgtagttttttttccaaataacaGCGATGATATTTTACACCATATCTTTTGTTATTGAAAACATGAATGTCTTATTAAGAATTGTGATACTATTGAGTTacgtataaattttatattgtttgggattataacttatgaatttttttttatgaagaaAACCAATTTTATGCAGAATacgataattatttaatattgaagACTTCCAAAAATTGTTTTTGCATCATTTTTGTAGTAGCAAGAAGTACAAAAGAACGAATCTGTCTTCCCGTTTTCAGGACATCATTACAGCCATACTCAAGTGAGATACTCTCAACTTGGGATACATCTTACTGCTCATTTTTCCCTCCTCAACTTTTTATCAGATTCGATGGATTGTCCGATCTAACTCACCCTATATTCACCCGGATCacatcaaacatatatatatgtatgtatgtaataTTGGTAACGGGGAAATTGCATGTTACCCTATAACAAAAGGCACAGCTGCTACCAGTTCTTAATGGTAGGGAATATATGTGTCGCATATTCTTGTTTGAAAGTTTGGCTAATTTCATTAATCTATAAATTATTGCATTTGTGCTGTCTGCAAAGGAATCAAAAGATGTATGTGTTGTGTCACTCTAGAGAAAGTAGGCAATGTATTATAATCGAGGGTACTCGAGTTTAAATTTTTGCATCCTTCTatttatacacacacacacacacacacgattagtttttgtattttaataaacaattaatatagaaaaattatataattcgcAATTGTTTTACGATGTAAATGATATTTTCTGGTTTAGATCATACAAATGATCAATGCTCGTTTAAAAAGAgtaattccaaaaaaaaaaatgaggtGTGACGCCATTTTTCTTGATCAATATTATTCACATTTCATATCATAGATTAATAAACGAATAATATGTCAATAAGTGTACCAATTTTTGGTTGGAAACGTCAATaggtttaaaatataattttaaatacttcTGTTGACTGTAAATCGAACCCTTGTGCGCTCCTGGATTTGTAATCTTTTGGCCCATTTTCTGTTACAAAACGTGTAACTCGTATATAGTGAGAGATTAAAATTTATTAAcagtaaattttaattatattgatTTCTATAATGGAAATATTATGTAAGATGAAGAATTAATGACAACATGTGCGTTAAATTTTAATGCTCAATAATTTTCTTATTTGTTTTTATGACTCCGTATTAGATACCAAAAAAAAACAAGGGTTTTTTCGCGTTGAGCTCCtcgaaatatttaattaattttacatTTAACCTCAACtgcatattataatttttatactTGATTAGAGAAATAAGATGCCAAATACAACAAATAAAGGGGAGTATTTCCATGATACACTTTTAATCTCTCAAGCTGTTTCTCTAGCCCCTAGTAATTTATATAGAATAAGAGAATTTGtgatttaattagtttaaaatCACTCTTTTACGTATTCGTTATCTATTTATTTGAaatgatatgtatatgatgcTTTCTTCTAAGAAACGGGGAGCAGAAATACAAGTTGGATGGTTTTTGAATTCTTAAAGCGACAAGGGCTTATCAGTGCTGCTTTTTAAGCATTTGCACGTCATTTTGTCGAAACTTTATCTCAAGTTGTTTTTGAAAGGGGAAAGGGATCAGCTGCTAATTTTAGATTTGCACGTCATTTGTCGAAACTTTATCTCAAAATGTTTTTGAAACAGGAAAGGGATCGGCactaagtttagcccatagttTAACGAGCGTTGATTCCAGTTTGGTCTTTTTGTGGCTATCTTTATATATTATCTTTTATTAACACAATAATCTGTAACTACATTGATTAAGTAAATCACATTAAAAAAAACTTGTCTGAAaaaatgtttataaaaaaattgaactcTTAATCATTTGACTAAACATTAATGCCAACTCGAACATCCGTTTGATGCACTTTTTgtgatcattttttttttactacaaTGGGGGTGAGATTTGTTTTAAGGAggattcaaaattatttattccCAGTCGGCAGAAATTTAATCATGTTTCACGTTTCTCATCGACAGCGATTTACAGTACCACATCAACAGAGTGAgaggagagagagagagaacgAGTAACTAAAATACGTAGAACAGATCAAGATTAATAATTGCATATAAATATCTGCCGATTTACCACAATATTACATACCTTCAACAAAAATTAAAGATTCTGATCGAAAGTCAGAAAATTGGAAGCCAAGGGAAAATATAACTCAACTTTGCTACCAAATGAAACTTGTTACTCAACCAAGACACATTCATCCTAGTAAACCGTATTATAATTAGTAGGAGCCGTGAGTTTGAAGACGGGATTAGAGTCGGGATCATTTGATTTCTAAGATTAAACAAAATGCCGAATGCTGATGCTTAAACCCAATTTATGGATGAAATGACGTCAAGGAACCTACCCACCTCTCACAACTTCTACGGGACGTTCATAACTTGAATAGATTGCAACATGTCTGAGACAGCAATTACCAGGTCGCCTGATTTTATCATTCCCCGTGCTCTGAGCAAGGAGAAAGTTTTGTGGAGGTTGCTTTCCATGTCATCGGAAAAGCTCAGACGGAACGGTATCAGACCCCATTGCAGGTTCAGGCGTCGCCGCACAGATGTGGTGGTAGTAAATGCAAAAATGGGACAATCGGGTCTGCAACGTGACAAGAGAGATGCCATGTGACCATTTTTTGTATAAACAAATATGGCATCAACCTCCAAGTTGTTGGCTGCAACATTCACAAAAAAACCAAGAGAAAAATTGAGGTCAAAACCAAATAGGAAGACAATAAAACCAGATATTACGTGGATACATGAAAACAGTCAGTGCAGTAGCTATTTATGTAAATTGTAACACAGATATATCTTACCCATCTTAGCAGCAGAGTTGCATATCTCTTCTGAAATGCTGTCACCAAAAGAAGATGCTATACCAGGGAGTTCCATAGCTTCGTGACGTTTCTGCTCTCTCCACCATTTCTCAATTCTCACGCTAACACTTCTCAATACGGCCAATGCCTTTTCAGGGTACTGTCCCATTGCCGACTCACCAGAAAGCATTAAGGCATCTGCTCGTTGGCGAACTGCTTCAGAAACGTCAGCTACTTCAGCTCTGGTTGGTGTGGGGTATTCTATCATAGATTCAAGCAACTGACTCGCAACAATTACAGGCTTATTTAATTGCCTACAGACTTGGACTATCTTTTGCTGTTCAGATGGAACCTGTTCCAAGGGGATTTGTGCACCAAGATCTCCTCTCGCCACCATAGCTCCATCCGATGCTTGAATGATTTCTTCCAAGTTcttcaatgaatcgatactttCTATTTTTGCAATCACAGACACGTCACTGCATAACCAAATCCATAGATATCAGTTACTCGAAAAGTCTGAGGACTTAGGACATGTTGATTTTATCAAAGAATCATGGTTCACATAAATGTTCCACAAAGTGGGAAACGGAGACGTGAGATCAAAGATCATAACTCATAAGATCACACCGATCCCCCTTCCAAAAAGAGaaacattgaaaaaaaaatataaatttattatgtAATATGGGCGAGGGTAAACAAACAGGTACAGCTTTTCAGAGGAAAGTTTCCGATAAATTAGAATGCGAACCTTAGGCATAGATGACCAGATACATTACACTATAATCTCTAATCTTGTAAAAGCAGATCATTCATCATTGGCACAACTTGAACGTTACAGCATAATAAAGTCATACTTAAGACCAATACTAAATAATTTATGCCAGACTATAATTTGGGCTAGGATGACAGGCTGCTAATTGTCTATGACTCTGCAACAACTAGTCAAAGCCTGTAACTAAAATTTTAACTCACTTATCACGGGCTCGTGCCTTAATATAGCTCTTAAGATGCTTTATAACCTCAGCAGACTTGACAAATGATACAGCAATAAAATCAACACCCTCAGCAATCCCAAAATCAATGTCCAGCCAATCCTGAAAGAATAATGTTTTAGGGTGAGAATATTTGAAAAAATCTGCGCATGTCGCAATTCAACCAAAAACAATATGAACATCAACCAAAAAATACAAACACTAAAATCGTATGCTAAACGCGAGGCACTTTCAGAAAATTTGTGTTTATCGAGTCATTTTCTCAACCTCTTGCCAATTTCTTTGCAGAACCTTCCACAATGGTAAAACGTAAATTAATTATCTGTATTTTGTAATGCGACGTCACATACCGAAAGATTAATCATGTTATGGAGCTCAATGCCAGTCACTTGTTATAGGAAAGGCATAAAAAGATTAATTACGATTTGGAGCTCAATGCGGATTATATGTTAAAGGAATGACATAAAATAACAGGTCAAGaaagaaaaaataacaaaaaatttgCATTGAGGTTGAAAACCTATTCCCGAAGTAGCCCATGAGAACTTTCTCTTAGAGAACCAAGTAACATATTTTATCCCACAAGTTGTCTACAGCATTCCAAGACTACGATGACTGCAAGTCATGGGCAAACTTTTAATACATCACCAAACTGCCACCTTTCTTATTCCATCCTTGTATCTTATCTAAAGCTGTACCTACCATTATGTTCACACAATTTTGAAGAACTCATCTAACGACCTTACTGAGGTTTCTCCACATGCTTTATATTGGATGACACTCAACCAAGACAATTAAATTCCAGCCCCTAACAAACTCCAACCTAGCTTTCAGTCTCAAACGAATATGCTACATATAACATGTAAGTCAAACTAAGTTTCATTTGCCACCAAATAAGCTACATTTAATATGTAAGTCAAACAAAGGAAAAGGTCATGCTTCGATGAAACAAGAACTAAGAAGCCCCAcgacaaaatttataaattataattgcTTAGAGGAAATTATTTTAGAGAAATCAAGAGGAAATTTAAGCACACACCTTGGAGGAAATTGTAGGCAGCATTGCGTTGCGTTCCCGTACTAAGCTACCATCACGCCAGAAAGTAAGATTGGCCCGGGGTAATAGGAGTCCAGGATCGGTACAGAGACACTTGACATCCGGACCAATTTTCTCAATCACTTCAAACCTCACCATTCCACCATCTACCAGAAGTTCATCACCTACTTTTACATCTGTCACATCAGATGTAACATGATTCATTAGCATCACATAGTTTTTGGTGCATGCTATATATCACACAgaaaaataatcattcttaagTCTAATACAGCCTCAAAGTTGTTTTGAGATATATGTTCCGAACCTTCAGCAAAGCCATCATAGCTCACATTGATGGTGTGTTCGGGAAGACCTGAACCAAAAGCTCGAACACTGAAAGTCCATATTTCACCATCCTGAAAAAGAAACGAAAGAAGCAACTTTTATGTAAACacaatttaacaaaaaaaaaatattgtcggGGATGCATACCATAATCATATGGTTGTTGCCTCTCAAAAATGAAAAGCAAGCCATTCACCAATGAAAGGTATTTCCAAGGATGAATCTCAAGCATCTTTCTTGCGCAGTATGACTCAACTAACATTTCAATGCACCGTGGCTTAGCGTTCATTTGAATCTTAAGTATCAGTAGAATATGAAACAAATTGATCCATGTGAAACCGTGCAAGAAAAAAAGAGAGTGAAAAAAAAGAGAGTATCTCAACTGATACTAAAAATGCAGACCTCTTTCACTCATAAGCAGCAAATATTACAACTTGAAACACTTAGCACCAAACTAACACATaagaaaaaaaacacacaaagaTTCTCAGGTTTGCCCTAAAACAAACACAATCTAAGCAAATACTTCATACAAAAATACTAAATGAATTAATTGTGCATAGGAAATATTTACTCCATTACCTCAGCTTTTGCGGAAGACGCACCACCAAGATCTCCCATGTGAATCTCACTCCCCTCAGTATCCATCATAATTGCCACAGCATACCCCTTGTCCTCATTCAATCTCCTCACCCGCTGAATCACCTCACGATGCCACTCACGCGTGCCATGACACATATTAATCCTCGCCACATTCATCCCGCCAACCGCCAGGGCCTCCAGCTGCTCAGGATTACACGAAGCTGGGCCGATCGTACAAATCAGCTTCGTACGCCGCGTGCTCCGGAAGCCATTCTCCTTCAGCTCTGCCTCCGTAACCGCATCAACTTCAATTGAGCCCGAATCAGACACCACCTGGAAAGGAACGTGGTCCTGGAGTGCAGCGGATAAAGCCCCTCCGGCGCCGTTTTCGGAGCTAAAAAATGATGGATTGGCATCAGACGCAGAGGCTTCAACATAGAAGGGGGACTTATTGAGGCTTTTGGCGTGCGGAAGACGGAAATTGGCGGGGGGGAAAGGGAGTGAGGGTTTTGAGATCAGGGGTTTTGgagaggtggaggtgga
This region of Primulina eburnea isolate SZY01 chromosome 14, ASM2296580v1, whole genome shotgun sequence genomic DNA includes:
- the LOC140811753 gene encoding pyruvate kinase isozyme A, chloroplastic-like — protein: MAQSLNLFTSTSTSPKPLISKPSLPFPPANFRLPHAKSLNKSPFYVEASASDANPSFFSSENGAGGALSAALQDHVPFQVVSDSGSIEVDAVTEAELKENGFRSTRRTKLICTIGPASCNPEQLEALAVGGMNVARINMCHGTREWHREVIQRVRRLNEDKGYAVAIMMDTEGSEIHMGDLGGASSAKAEDGEIWTFSVRAFGSGLPEHTINVSYDGFAEDVKVGDELLVDGGMVRFEVIEKIGPDVKCLCTDPGLLLPRANLTFWRDGSLVRERNAMLPTISSKDWLDIDFGIAEGVDFIAVSFVKSAEVIKHLKSYIKARARDNDVSVIAKIESIDSLKNLEEIIQASDGAMVARGDLGAQIPLEQVPSEQQKIVQVCRQLNKPVIVASQLLESMIEYPTPTRAEVADVSEAVRQRADALMLSGESAMGQYPEKALAVLRSVSVRIEKWWREQKRHEAMELPGIASSFGDSISEEICNSAAKMANNLEVDAIFVYTKNGHMASLLSRCRPDCPIFAFTTTTSVRRRLNLQWGLIPFRLSFSDDMESNLHKTFSLLRARGMIKSGDLVIAVSDMLQSIQVMNVP